A window from Citrus sinensis cultivar Valencia sweet orange chromosome 5, DVS_A1.0, whole genome shotgun sequence encodes these proteins:
- the LOC102618405 gene encoding FCS-Like Zinc finger 6-like, with protein MLLGKRPRPPMKRTTSLSEISFDLDGGGDDSSSAAASHQQKNPTAALTKHPGSGGGGVDDVDQRFLSTVSSPRNNNNNNNRHSADFLETPHFLRTCGLCKRRLVPGRDIYMYRGDSAFCSLECRQQQMNQDERKQKCTSHGHASASASPSAAKKEAAAAASSTAARSQVSSKGERDTVAAAV; from the exons ATGTTGCTGGGCAAGAGGCCACGTCCACCCATGAAGAGAACAACAAGCTTGAGTGAAATCTCCTTTGATCTggatggtggtggtgatgattCATCATCAGCAGCAGCCTCGCATCAGCAAAAAAATCCCACCGCCGCACTGACCAAGCACCCAGGCTCCGGTGGAGGTGGGGTTGATGATGTGGATCAACGGTTCTTGTCGACGGTTTCATCAcctagaaataataataataataataatagacatTCAGCTGATTTTCTTGAGACCCCTCACTTCTTGAGAACTTGTGGCCTCTGTAAGCGTAGACTGGTGCCTGGCCGTGACATATACATGTACAG GGGTGATAGTGCGTTTTGTAGCTTGGAATGCAGGCAGCAACAAATGAATCAAGATGAGAGGAAACAGAAGTGTACTTCGCATGGCCATGCGTCGGCTTCGGCTTCACCTTCAGCAGCAAAGAAagaagctgctgctgctgcatcATCCACTGCTGCCAGATCCCAAGTCTCTTCCAAAGGTGAAAGAGATACTGTGGCTGCAGCTGTGTAG
- the LOC102618682 gene encoding acetyl-CoA carboxylase 1: MSEAQRRSAMAGLGRGNGHINGAVPIRSPAAMSEVDEFCRSLGGKKPIHSILIANNGMAAVKFIRSIRTWAYETFGTEKAILLVAMATPEDMRINAEHIRIADQFVEVPGGTNNNNYANVQLIVEMAEMTRVDAVWPGWGHASEIPELPDTLSTKGIIFLGPPATSMAALGDKIGSSLIAQAANVPTLPWSGSHVKIPPESCLVTIPDDVYRQACVYTTEEAIASCQVVGYPAMIKASWGGGGKGIRKVHNDDEVRALFKQVQGEVPGSPIFIMKVASQSRHLEVQLLCDQYGNVAALHSRDCSVQRRHQKIIEEGPITVAPLETVKKLEQAARRLAKCVNYVGAATVEYLYSMETGEYYFLELNPRLQVEHPVTEWIAEINLPAAQVAVGMGIPLWQIPEIRRFYGMEHGGGYDAWRKTSVIATPFDFDQAESTRPKGHCVAVRVTSEDPDDGFKPTSGKVQELSFKSKPNVWAYFSVKSGGGIHEFSDSQFGHVFAFGESRALAIANMVLGLKEIQIRGEIRTNVDYTIDLLHASDYRENKIHTGWLDSRIAMRVRAERPPWYLSVVGGALYKASASSAAMVSDYVGYLEKGQIPPKHISLVNSQVSLNIEGSKYRIDMVRRGPGSYTLRMNESEIEAEIHTLRDGGLLMQLDGNSHIVYAEEEAAGTRLLIDGRTCLLQNDHDPSKLVAETPCKLLRYLVSDGSHIDADTPYAEVEVMKMCMPLLSPASGVLQFKMAEGQAMQAGELIARLDLDDPSAVRKAEPFYGSFPILGPPTAISGKVHQRCAASLNAARMILAGYEHNIEEVVQNLLNCLDSPELPFLQWQECMAVLSTRLPKDLKNQLESKFKEFERISSSQNVDFPAKLLRGVLEAHLSSCTDKERGSQERLIEPLMSLVKSYEGGRESHARVIVQSLFEEYLSVEELFSDQIQADVIERLRLQYQKDLLKVVDIVLSHQGVKRKNKLILRLMEQLVYPNPAAYRDKLIRFSALNHTNYSELALKASQLLEQTKLSELRSSIARSLSELEMFTEDGESMDTPKRKSAIDERMEDLVSAPLAVEDALVGLFDHSDHTLQRRVVETYVRRLYQPYLVKGSVRMQWHRCGLIASWEFLEEHIERKNGPEDQTPEQPLVEKHSERKWGAMVIIKSLQSFPDILSAALRETAHSRNDSISKGSAKTASYGNMMHIALVGMNNQMSLLQDSGDEDQAQERINKLAKILKEQEVGSGLHSAGVGVISCIIQRDEGRAPMRHSFHWSPEKFYYEEEPLLRHLEPPLSIYLELDKLKGYDNIQYTLSRDRQWHLYTVVDKPLPIRRMFLRTLVRQPTSNEGFMSYPVSDMGTNRAQWTMSFTSRGVLRSLMAAMEELELNVHNASVKSDHAQMYLCILREQKINDLVPYPKRVDVDAGQEETAIEALLEELAREIHATVGVRMHKLGVCEWEVKLWMASSGQANGAWRVVVTNVTGHTCAVHIYRELEDTSKHTVVYHSAAVRGPLHGVEVNSQYQSLGVLDQKRLLARRNNTTYCYDFPLAFETALEQSWASQFPNMRPKDKALLKVTELKFADDSGTWGTPLVLVERSPGLNNIGMVAWCMEMFTPEFPSGRTILIVANDVTFKAGSFGPREDAFFLAVTDLACAKKLPLIYLAANSGARIGVAEEVKACFEIGWTDELNPDRGFNYVYLTPEDYARIGSSVIAHEMKLESGETRWVVDSIVGKEDGLGVENLTGSGAIAGAYSRAYKETFTLTYVTGRTVGIGAYLARLGMRCIQRLDQPIILTGFSALNKLLGREVYSSHMQLGGPKIMATNGVVHLTVSDDLEGISAILKWLSYVPPHIGGALPIISPLDPPDRPVEYLPENSCDPRAAICGFLDNNGKWIGGIFDKDSFVETLEGWARTVVTGRARLGGIPVGIVAVETQTVMQVIPADPGQLDSHERVVPQAGQVWFPDSATKTAQALMDFNREELPLFILANWRGFSGGQRDLFEGILQAGSTIVENLRTYKQPVFVYIPMMAELRGGAWVVVDSRINSDHIEMYADRTAKGNVLEPEGMIEIKFRTKELLECMGRLDQKLIDLRAKLQEAKNNRTLAMVESLQQQIKAREKQLLPTYTQVATKFAELHDTSLRMAAKGVIKEVVDWDKSRSFFCRRLRRRVAESSLVKTLTAAAGDYLSHKSAIEMIKQWFLDSEIARGKEGAWLDDETFFTWKDDSRNYEKKVQELGVQKVLLQLTNIGNSTSDLQALPQGLATLLSKVDPSCREQLIGEISKALR, from the exons ATGTCAGAAGCCCAAAGGAGATCAGCAATGGCTGGTCTTGGGCGTGGCAATGGGCACATAAATGGTGCTGTACCAATCAGGAGCCCTGCTGCAATGTCCGAAGTTGATGAATTCTGTCGTTCCCTTGGAGGGAAAAAGCCAATCCATAGTATTTTAATTGCAAACAATGGAATGGCGGCTGTCAAGTTTATACGAAGTATTAGGACATGGGCTTATGAAACATTTGGCACAGAGAAAGCAATTCTATTGGTGGCCATGGCTACTCCTGAGGATATGAGAATAAATGCAGAACATATTAGAATTGCTGATCAATTTGTGGAAGTTCCTGGCGGGaccaacaacaataattatgcAAATGTCCAGCTCATTGTAGAG ATGGCAGAGATGACGCGTGTTGACGCGGTTTGGCCTGGTTGGGGCCATGCCTCCGAGATCCCTGAGCTCCCGGATACGTTGAGCACAAAGGGAATCATATTTCTTGGTCCCCCAGCTACATCAATGGCAGCATTGGGAGATAAGATAGGATCATCATTAATTGCTCAAGCAGCCAATGTTCCCACCCTTCCCTGGAGTGGTTCACAT GTGAAAATTCCTCCAGAAAGTTGCCTGGTTACCATCCCAGATGATGTATACAGGCAAGCTTGTGTATATACAACAGAGGAGGCAATTGCAAGTTGTCAAGTGGTGGGTTATCCTGCAATGATCAAGGCTTCTTGGGGTGGTGGTGGGAAAGGCATAAGAAAG GTTCATAATGATGATGAAGTTAGAGCATTGTTCAAACAAGTTCAGGGGGAAGTTCCTGGCTCGcctatttttataatgaagGTTGCTTCCCAG AGCCGGCACTTAGAAGTCCAGTTACTGTGTGACCAGTATGGAAATGTTGCAGCTTTGCACAGTCGTGATTGTAGTGTTCAGAGGCGGCACCAAAAA ATAATTGAGGAGGGTCCAATTACTGTAGCTCCATTGGAGACAGTGAAAAAGTTGGAGCAGGCGGCTAGAAGGTTGGCCAAATGTGTAAACTATGTTGGAGCAGCTACTGTTGAGTATCTGTACAGTATGGAAACTGGAGAATACTATTTCTTGGAGCTCAACCCTCGGCTTCAG GTAGAGCACCCAGTCACTGAGTGGATTGCTGAAATAAATCTTCCAGCAGCCCAAGTTGCAGTTGGGATGGGTATTCCTTTGTGGCAAATTCCAG AAATAAGGCGATTCTATGGAATGGAACACGGTGGAGGGTATGATGCTTGGAGAAAAACTTCAGTTATTGCCACAccttttgattttgatcaGGCAGAGTCCACTAGGCCAAAAGGCCACTGTGTTGCTGTCCGTGTAACAAGTGAGGATCCTGATGATGGTTTTAAGCCTACAAGTGGGAAAGTACAG GAGCTGAGTTTCAAAAGCAAGCCAAATGTGTGGGCTTACTTCTCTGTTAAG TCTGGAGGAGGCATTCATGAATTTTCGGATTCTCAATTTG GACACGTTTTTGCATTTGGAGAATCCAGAGCTCTAGCTATTGCAAATATGGTTCTTGGGCTGAAGGAAATTCAAATTCGTGGAGAAATTCGTACTAATGTTGATTACACAATCGATCttttacat GCTTCAGATtacagagaaaataaaattcacacGGGTTGGCTGGATAGTAGAATTGCCATGCGGGTTAGAGCGGAAAGGCCTCCGTGGTATCTCTCTGTTGTTGGTGGTGCTCTGTAT AAAGCATCAGCTAGTAGTGCAGCTATGGTTTCAGATTATGTTGGATATCTTGAAAAGGGACAAATCCCTCCCAAG CACATCTCACTTGTCAACTCTCAAGTGTCTTTGAACATTGAAGGAAGCAAATATAGG ATTGACATGGTCAGACGGGGACCGGGTAGCTATACATTGAGGATGAATGAATCAGAAATTGAAGCAGAGATACATACCTTGCGTGATGGAGGTTTATTAATGCAG TTGGATGGAAATAGTCATATTGTATATGCTGAGGAAGAGGCAGCAGGAACTCGCCTTCTCATTGATGGAAGAACTTGCTTGCTTCAG AATGATCATGATCCATCAAAGTTAGTTGCGGAGACACCATGCAAGCTGCTGAGATATTTGGTTTCAGATGGAAGTCATATTGATGCTGACACTCCATATGCAGAAGTTGAGGTCATGAAAATGTGTATGCCTCTTCTTTCACCTGCTTCTGGAGTTCTTCAATTTAAGATGGCTGAAGGTCAAGCAATGCAG GCTGGTGAGCTCATAGCAAGGCTTGACCTAGATGATCCTTCAGCTGTAAGAAAAGCTGAACCTTTCTATGGGAGTTTCCCAATCCTGGGACCTCCAACAGCAATTTCTGGTAAAGTTCATCAGAGATGTGCTGCAAGTTTAAATGCAGCCCGCATGATTCTTGCTGGTTATGAGCACAATATAGAAGAA GTTGTGCAAAACTTGCTTAACTGTCTTGATAGTCCTGAACTCCCTTTCCTTCAATGGCAAGAGTGCATGGCTGTTTTGTCAACCCGCCTTCCCAAAGATCTTAAAAATCAG TTGGAATCAAAATTTAAGGAGTTCGAGAGAATTTCAAGTTCCCAGAATGTTGACTTCCCTGCCAAACTGCTGAGAGGTGTTCTTGAG GCACATCTGTCGTCCTGTACTGACAAAGAAAGAGGATCCCAAGAAAGGCTTATTGAGCCTTTGATGAGTCTTGTTAAGTCTTATGAGGGTGGAAGAGAGAGTCATGCCCGTGTAATTGTTCAGTCTCTTTTCGAAGAGTATCTGTCAGTCGAAGAATTATTCAGTGATCAGATCCag GCTGATGTCATCGAACGTCTTCGACTACAATATCAGAAAGATCTGTTGAAGGTTGTGGACATTGTGCTTTCTCATCAG GGTGTCAAACGTAAAAATAAACTGATCCTACGACTGATGGAACAACTGGTGTACCCTAATCCTGCTGCATACAGGGATAAACTTATACGGTTTTCTGCACTCAATCATACAAATTATTCTGAG TTGGCACTAAAGGCTAGCCAATTATTGGAGCAAACCAAACTGAGTGAACTTCGATCCAGCATTGCGAGAAGCCTTTCTGAATTAGAGATGTTTACTGAGGATGGGGAAAGTATGGATACTCCCAAGAGGAAAAGTGCCATTGATGAACGAATGGAGGATCTTGTGAGTGCTCCTTTAGCAGTTGAAGATGCACTTGTAGGTCTCTTTGATCACAGTGATCACACCCTTCAAAGGCGGGTTGTGGAGACTTATGTTCGTAGGCTTTACCAG CCCTACCTAGTAAAGGGAAGTGTCAGGATGCAGTGGCACAGATGTGGTCTTATTGCATCATGGGAGTTCTTGGAGGAGCatattgagagaaagaatGGGCCTGAAGATCAAACTCCTGAGCAACCATTGGTTGAAAAACATAGTGAGAGGAAATGGGGAGCCATGGTTATAATCAAATCTCTTCAATCTTTCCCAGATATTCTTAGTGCTGCATTAAGAGAAACCGCTCATAGCCGAAATGATTCAATTTCGAAAGGATCTGCAAAAACAGCTAGCTATGGAAATATGATGCATATTGCATTGGTGGGCATGAACAATCAGATGAGTTTACTTCAGGATAG TGGGGATGAGGATCAGGCTCAAGAGAGAATAAACAAGCTGGCCAAAATACTTAAAGAGCAAGAAGTAGGCTCTGGTTTACACTCTGCAGGCGTTGGGGTGATTAGCTGTATCATACAAAGAGATGAAGGGCGTGCTCCTATGAGGCACTCCTTTCATTGGTCGCCAGAAAAGTTTTATTATGAGGAGGAGCCTCTATTGCGTCATCTGGAACCTCCTTTATCCATCTACCTTGAACTG GACAAGCTTAAAGGTTACGATAACATACAGTATACTCTGTCCCGAGATCGACAGTGGCATCTATATACAGTTGTAGACAAGCCACTGCCAATTCGGAGGATGTTCCTCAGGACTCTTGTCAGGCAACCCACATCAAATGAAGGATTCATGTCTTATCCAGTATCTGATATGGGAACAAACCGTGCTCAGTGGACTATGTCATTTACTTCAAGGGGTGTTTTAAGGTCCTTAATGGCTGCTATGGAGGAGTTAGAACTTAATGTGCACAATGCTTCAGTCAAATCTGACCATGCTCAGATGTATCTTTGTATTTTACGTGAACAGAAAATCAACGATCTTGTGCCTTACCCCAA GAGAGTTGATGTGGATGCTGGGCAAGAGGAAACTGCTATTGAGGCACTCTTGGAAGAGCTGGCTCGTGAAATACATGCAACTGTTGGTGTGAGAATGCATAAATTAGGTGTTTGTGAGTGGGAAGTGAAGCTTTGGATGGCATCTTCTGGACAGGCAAATGGTGCCTGGAGGGTGGTTGTAACAAATGTAACTGGTCACACCTGTGCAGTGCAT ATATATCGAGAGCTAGAAGATACCAGTAAACACACTGTAGTCTATCATTCAGCTGCTGTGCGGGGTCCGCTGCATGGTGTAGAAGTTAATTCTCAGTATCAGTCTTTGGGAGTTCTTGATCAGAAACGTCTTCTTGCCAGGAGAAACAATACTACTTACTGCTATGATTTTCCTCTG GCATTTGAAACAGCCTTGGAACAGTCATGGGCATCCCAGTTCCCAAATATGAGACCAAAGGATAAGGCTCTTCTCAAAGTTACGGAACTCAAATTTGCTGATGATAGTGGTACATGGGGTACTCCCCTTGTCTTGGTTGAGCGTTCACCTGGGCTTAATAATATTGGCATGGTGGCCTGGTGTATGGAAATGTTTACTCCTGAGTTCCCATCTGGAAGGACAATATTGATTGTAGCAAATGATGTGACTTTTAAGGCTGGATCTTTTGGCCCAAGGGAGGATGCATTCTTCCTTGCAGTAACTGATCTTGCTTGTGCAAAGAAACTGCCTTTAATCTATCTGGCGGCAAATTCTGGTGCCCGTATTGGGGTAGCTGAAGAAGTCAAAGCCTGCTTTGAGATTGGTTGGACAGATGAACTAAATCCTGATCGTggttttaattatgtatatttAACTCCTGAGGATTATGCTCGGATTGGATCATCCGTTATAGCTCATGAAATGAAGCTGGAGAGTGGAGAAACCAGGTGGGTTGTAGATAGCATTGTTGGAAAGGAGGATGGACTGGGCGTTGAGAACTTAACTGGAAGTGGGGCTATTGCTGGTGCATATTCCAGGGCATACAAGGAAACCTTTACTTTGACATATGTGACTGGAAGAACTGTAGGAATAGGTGCTTATCTTGCTCGGCTTGGTATGAGATGCATACAGAGACTTGATCAGCCCATAATTCTAACTGGTTTCTCAGCATTAAATAAACTTCTTGGTCGGGAGGTTTACAGCTCCCACATGCAACTTGGAGGACCTAAAATTATGGCAACTAATGGGGTTGTTCATCTGACTGTTTCAGATGATCTTGAAGGTATTTCAGCTATTTTGAAGTGGTTGAGCTATGTTCCTCCTCACATTGGTGGTGCACTTCCAATCATAAGTCCCTTAGATCCTCCAGACAGGCCTGTTGAGTACTTACCAGAGAACTCTTGTGATCCTCGTGCTGCTATCTGCGGCTTTTTGGATAATAATGGGAAGTGGATTGGTGGTATTTTTGACAAGGATAGCTTTGTTGAAACGCTAGAAGGATGGGCGAGGACAGTTGTCACAGGAAGGGCAAGGCTTGGAGGAATTCCTGTAGGAATAGTTGCTGTTGAAACACAGACAGTAATGCAGGTAATACCTGCTGACCCTGGGCAGCTTGATTCCCATGAAAGGGTAGTTCCTCAAGCTGGACAAGTGTGGTTTCCTGATTCTGCAACCAAAACAGCCCAAGCATTGATGGATTTCAATAGAGAGGAACTACCACTTTTTATTCTCGCTAACTGGAGGGGCTTTTCAGGTGGGCAAAGGGATCTTTTTGAAGGGATCCTTCAGGCTGGATCAACCATTGTTGAAAACCTTAGAACATACAAACAACCTGTTTTTGTCTACATCCCTATGATGGCTGAGCTTCGTGGTGGGGCATGGGTGGTTGTGGACAGTCGAATCAACTCAGACCATATTGAAATGTATGCCGATCGAACAGCCAAAGGTAATGTCCTTGAGCCAGAAGGGATGATTGAGATTAAGTTTAGGACGAAGGAGCTTCTGGAGTGCATGGGTAGGCTCGACCAAAAGCTTATCGATCTGAGGGCTAAACTTCAGGAAGCCAAGAACAACAGGACCCTGGCAATGGTGGAATCTTTGCAGCAGCAGATAAAAGCACGTGAGAAGCAACTTTTGCCAACATACACTCAGGTAGCCACCAAATTTGCCGAACTTCATGATACTTCTCTGAGGATGGCTGCAAAAGGGGTGATCAAAGAAGTTGTGGACTGGGATAAATCTCGCTCTTTCTTCTGCAGAAGATTGCGTAGGAGGGTTGCTGAGAGTTCTCTAGTCAAGACTTTGACAGCGGCTGCCGGTGATTATCTATCGCATAAATCTGCCATAGAAATGATCAAGCAATGGTTTTTGGATTCTGAAATTGCTAGAGGCAAAGAGGGTGCTTGGTTAGATGATGAAACTTTCTTTACATGGAAGGACGATTCCagaaattatgagaaaaagGTACAAGAGTTGGGAGTCCAGAAGGTGTTGCTTCAATTGACAAACATTGGAAACTCAACATCAGATTTGCAAGCTCTACCCCAGGGTCTTGCCACACTTCTAAGCAAG GTGGACCCGTCATGTCGAGAGCAATTAATTGGTGAAATTTCTAAGGCTCTCAGGTAA
- the LOC102620993 gene encoding non-specific lipid transfer protein GPI-anchored 11-like has translation MEKTARVLFIACILVAWGGGAVTALETSSPSASPGPQPSGDCSEVIYNLSDCLDFLSKGSNHTKPGSNCCSGFESVIKSNFHCICEAIKSSSDLGLDLNLTRAFTLSSDCAISAPPLKKCGVPAPPAPPAPPSPVTPPSPPKKSPTPSPSPPKKSPTPSPSPPKKSPAPAPSGGDTPAPAPSPHPHNGAACGKAAASFTVVVISMLFAVASFSINSV, from the exons ATGGAAAAAACTGCCAGAGTTTTGTTCATTGCATGCATTTTGGTGGCATGGGGTGGTGGTGCTGTTACAGCCTTAGAGACATCATCACCTTCCGCATCCCCTGGACCTCAACCCTCAGGGGACTGCTCTGAAGTCATTTATAACTTGTCTGATTGTTTGGATTTTCTGAGTAAAGGGAGCAATCACACGAAGCCAGGCTCTAATTGTTGCTCTGGGTTTGAATCAGTGATCAAATCCAATTTTCACTGCATCTGTGAAGCCATAAAGAGTAGTTCTGACTTgggtttggatttgaatttgacTAGAGCCTTCACTCTTTCCTCTGATTGTGCCATTTCTGCTCCTCCCCTTAAAAAATGTGGCG TTCCTGCTCCTCCAGCTCCTCCAGCTCCTCCATCTCCTG TTACGCCCCCATCACCACCAAAGAAATCTCCAACACCATCCCCATCGCCACCAAAGAAGTCTCCAACACCATCACCGTCGCCACCAAAGAAATCTCCAGCTCCGGCGCCATCAGGTGGTGACACCCCAGCTCCAGCCCCATCTCCGCATCCACATAATGGAGCTGCTTGTGGCAAGGCTGCTGCATCCTTCACGGTTGTTGTTATCAGCATGCTTTTTGCTGTTGCTTCATTCAGCATCAACTCAGTTTAA